Part of the Thermodesulfovibrionales bacterium genome is shown below.
CAACAAGGCTGCCATCGCCGAGAGAGAGCTTGATACGGGTATCGTTTATGTCAATGCCTCGACTATCGGAGCGGAGATTCAGCTGCCCTTCGGCGGGACAAAGAAGAGCGGCATAGGCAGCAGGGACCTCGGCGGACGGGGCGGGGCACTCGATATGTTCACGAAGTGGAAGGTAGTCTACCGGGACTTCAGCGGCAGGCTCCAGAAGGCTCATATCGATAAGTGAGAAGAAAGGGGCTGTTTCCTCCACCTTACAATCCATAGCCCTCGCAGGCCGGACAAATGACCTGCGACTCGACTTCACCGACGAATCGAAAGTTATTACGAATCAAACCTACTGTGGATTTCCAAAAGAAATCATCTTTCTGTTTACTCTCTCTCATCGATGCCCTTTTTACCCTCTGGCCAAGAATCAACACACCATTCTTCTTTCCACGTGCCAGTTTCATAAACACAAAGCTGCCCTTTCTTTTCAAAGGCAAAAGTCTTCCCCTCTGGACCGAACGCCATAGGGTATACATTGCATAGTCCCATTATTCTCGTTACATCATCAAACTCATGGACAAGTTTGTTGTTTGAGTAATCCCATATTTTTATATTCGCAGTGCTCGGAACTTTATCAGAGCCCATTGTAGCAAGGAGACGGCCATCAGATGAGAAGATCATTGAACTTATAGCATAGGGTGCAGCATCACTATCAAAAGGAGTCTTCCTCTCACTCGAATACACTTGCCACTCTTTGACCATTGTCTGATCTGCTATAGCCCAGACGCGGATGTGCCCATCCATAGAACCAAGAAGCAAATACTTTCCCGTAGGATCAAAAGTCCCTCCACAGTTCTTATAACGTGTAACTTTTCCTCCCACGTCTGCAATGATCTTGCTTTCTTCTAGATCCCATATAACTGCCCACTTATTCTCAAAAACAGCTTTAGGCGACCATTCATTATGTTCGAGTCTTCCCTGCCAAACAGCCGCATATCTACCGCTCGAACTCAAAGTCATTAATGGCACGCTACCAAGAGAATGTCCACCACTGAATCTCGAAGCATCTTCACGTTTCTTCAAAATGCTCCCGGTTCTTGCATCAAACTGAACTGAGTTTTTAAAGCCTAAGACAATAACCCGTCGGTCGTCTGCCGTAAATTGGATGCTGTTACCAGTAACACTCTTTTCTATCCATTTAGTCTTCCAGAGCCATTTCTTGTCTTTAATAGAATAGCAACCTATTTCATTACTTTTGAGCAAAGAAACTACAATTGAATTTCCATCATGGCTAATTGTTAAGGAGTGAGCCCATTCTCTAACGTCAAGCTTAATTACATGCTTCAGCTTTCCATCTTCCAGTGACCAAAACCTTATGCTTCCGGCAGGTTCTGTAGCGCAGTTACCAACCACCAAGGAAGATTGAGGAATTACAAATAGCGACTCAAGCCTGTTAATCCCGTCTCCGTCCTTAGTATCCCCGTGTACAAAGGACCCGAACATAATCGAAAACCAAAGAATAATACTTATCGATAATATTTTCATTTCCATTATAAGCCTCACCACAACATATTCCCGTGGTGATTTCCAATAATAACTTAAAGTATTTTCAATATTTTGAAAAGCATGAGTTCAGGAAGAAATTTTCTTTTGATCTGTTTCATTCCCACTCGCTACATTGCGTTAAGCAGCCTGTAATATTCCGTTATCTTTCGGAAAGATTCGACAGTTACTTGGAACAATATCCAACTGAGCACAAGGATCACGATGGTGAGTCCAATCTTCCAGCCTCGCTTCGTATTGGGACGCCACCAGATAAGCGGCAGCGCCAGAGGCCCCACACAGAGGAGCGAAATGACAATAAAGGATTTTCGGAAATACCATTTGACTGCGTCTTCTTTACGATCCGACTCAAAGGACTCGTCAAGAAACTCGCCGCAGTGTTTACACTTTATCGCAGCGTCTTGAATCTCTTCAGCGCAGTAGGGGCACTTCTTCATGAGCCATCGTCCTGGCAGAACTCGTCTGATGAACTGCATCTCTTGACCTGCAAATTGCCGTTCATGATCTTCACCATTTTAGCAGAGAAATAGGTTAAATGCTTTCGGAAGGTGACCGCTCTGCGGGTACCGATCAGGCATTACTGATGGCAGCTTATCAGGGCCCTCTGCCTCATATCATTCCCTTCCGTTCTGTAATATAATGATGACGATAAGCCATGGGAGATCAGGATTTAGAAAAAAGAATAAGGGAAATAGGCCTTCAGCTCCATTCCGCCATTGATGAAGTCCCTTCCATCTTCGACAAAAGGGGCTGGATAGGCAGACTCATGGATTGGACGATGAAGGACGAGACGTTCAGATTCAACCTCTTCAGATATATCGATCTCCTCCCGTCCCTCAAGACCGATGACCTTGTTGTGAGATTGCTCAAAGAGTATTTTGCAGACGGCGAAGAAACTCCGGCGATGATTCGGGAGGTTCTCGGGCACCTCCCGGCGAAGGGGATATTCCCCTCCATCGAGGCAAAAGTGATACGCTCAGGCATAGAAGGCCTTGCGAGAGAATTTATTGCAGAGAAGGAGCCGAAGGCTGCATTGCATGCCGTAAAGACACTCTGGGAAGGGGGTCTTGCTTGCAGCGTTGACCTCCTCGGCGAGGTGGTGGTGAGCGATAGGGAAGCACGGGGATACGGGGAAAGGTATCTGGAGATCCTGAACGTCCTCGTTCCCGAGGTCGGGAGCTGGAAGGAGAACAGGCTCCTCGAGGAAGACGACAAGGGACCTATCCCGCGTCTCGATATCTCGTTTAAGATTTCTTCCTTCTATTCACAGCTCGATCCCCTTGACTGGGAAGGCTCTATTGAAGAGGTGGAAGAAGGTCTGCGACCGGTGATCGAAAAGGCGAAGCAACTCGGGGCGTCCGTCTGCTTCGATATGGAACACTACTACTATAAGGACCTCACCCTTGCCGTCTTTAAGAGCGTCGCCGAAGAGTTTAGAGACTATCCCTTCATCGGGATAGCCCTACAGGCGTATATCAAAGATGCAAGAAAGGACTTCTCACAGCTCCTTGAGTGGGCAAAAGCGATGAGGAGACGGATAACCATTCGCCTCGTGAAGGGGGCCTATTGGGATTACGAGATCGTGACAAACCGCCAGAAAGGGTGGCCCGTGCCAGTATTTCTCGATAAGGAAGAGACCGATTCGAATTTTGAAGAACTCACGGGTTTGCTCCTCGCAAATTCAGAATGGATACGCACTGCCATAGCTACTCACAACATCAGGAGTATAAGCAACGCGTTAGCCGTTGCCGAGTCTCTGAAACTGCCCGAAGGGTCCTTCGAGTTCCAGATGCTCTACGGCATGGGTGATCCGATAAGAAAGACACTTGGACGGATGCGGAAGAGGGTGAGGGTTTACACGCCGGTGGGGGAACTCATCCCGGGAATGGCGTACCTGGTGCGGAGGCTTCTCGAAAATACCTCGAATACCTCTTTCCTGAGAAATTTTTTCAGTGGGAAGATGCCCTTTGAAGAGATGATGAGAGCACCGAACCCAGGGAAGAATGCTCCCGAGGAAGAACCAATCGGCGACAGATTTCAGAATGAGCCGCCCACGGATTTCTCTGTCGCCGCAAACAGGATCGGAATGAAGGAGGCTCTTAAGAAGGTTCGAGGTGACTTCAACAAGAAATACCCGATCCGTATCGGTGATAGAGAAGTTTGGACAGAAAAAGAAACTCTGTCACTGAACCCTTCTCGCCCCTCCGAAATCGTCGGCAGGGTGTCGTCGGCCTCGCGGGAGAACGCGGAAAAGGCTTTGAGGGTCGCAAGAAAGGCATGGGATTTCTGGAAGAAGGTCCGACCCGGCACCCGGGCCGCATATCTTTTCAAGGCCGCTAGTCTGATGAGGGAAAAGAGATTTGAGCTTGCGGCCCTTGAGGTATATGAGGTCGGAAAGACATGGAGAGATGCTGATGCCGATGTCGTTGAGGCGATCGATTACCTCGAATATTACGGCAGGGAGATGATGCGTCTCGGGACACCTCAGCATCTCGGAAACTATCCGGGAGAGGAAAACGAATACCGCTATGAACCGCGCGGGGTCGGAGTCGTGATCTCGCCGTGGAACTTCCCGCTTGCGATACCAACGGGCATGGCATCTGCGGCGATCGTTACCGGAAACTGCGTAATCTTCAAACCCTCCGGTCTTTCGGCCGTTACCGGTTCGAAACTTGCAGAGATATTCATGCTGACGGGACTTCCGCCCGGTGTCCTGCAATTCCTTCCCGGCTCGGGAGAAGAAGTCGGTGATTTCCTCGTGAAGCATCCGGAGATTGACTTTGTAGCATTCACGGGATCCCGCGATGTAGGATTGGGGATATTGCGTCACGCGGCCGAGACCCACCAGCTGCAAAAAAACATAAAGAGAGTTATCGCTGAGATGGGAGGGAAGAACGCCATTATCGTTGACGAGACCGCAGATCTTGATGAAGCGGTGAAAGGCGTTGTAGAGTCGTCCCTCGGTTATCAGGGGCAGAAATGCTCTGCCTGCTCGCGGGTCATCGTGGCTGAACCGGTCTATGAAGAGTTCTGTGGGAGACTGAAAGATGCGATCGAGAGCATCCGCATAGGGCCATCTGAATTGCCGGGCACTTTCGCGGGACCGGTAATTGATGACAAGGCATTAAAGAAGATAGAGGAGTATATCGAAGCAGGGAAGAGAGAGGGACAGGCGGTCCTTTTCGATAAGCCTGATGGGGCTGGATATTTCATCGGGCCCGCTCTCCTCCTTCACGTCGCCCCCGATTCAGCAGTGGCGCAGGAGGAGATTTTCGGTCCGGTACTCGTGGTTATGAAGTCGAAAGATATCGACGACGCGATCATCATCGCCAACAATACCCGATACGCGCTGACCGGAGGACTCTTCTCGAGGAGTCCGACTCATATAGGGAAGGTCAAGGACGAATTCAGGGTGGGGAACCTCTATCTCAACAGGAGGATTACGGGCGCTCTTGTCGGAAGACAGCCCTTCGGAGGGTTCGGGATGTCCGGAGTCGGGTCGAAGGCCGGAGGGCCGGATTACCTTTTGCAGTTCACGAATTCGCGGAGCATCTCGGAAAATACCCTGCGAAGAGGGTTTGCGCCTCTCGACCGAGGCTAAAAGGCAAGACAAAAAATACGCAGCCTGACCTGCGCTTTCAAATCACTTCAGGGGATCGCGCAAAAGAGAGCCGCAAAAATGATCCCTCTATCAGGCAGCCTTTGCGTAAGCTCCGGATTCATGTTCAGGCCTGTAACGACCTTCCGCGAGGACGTTAATGATCGTCTTCCGGGTAATCAGCCCCACGAGTTTTCTATTCTCAACGACGGGAAGTATCGAGAATCTTTCTCTGTAGAGAATGTCCATGACTTCTTCAAGCGAGGCAGTCGTCGTTACCGTGAGAGGAGTTTCGCACACATCCGTATGGCCCAGATGTCCGCATTTCATAATCGACTCTGCTGTGAAGTCTTCTATCATTCTCCCCTCATTCAATGCGTCGAGGATGTCGTATTCGGAAATGATGCCGATGACCTCAAGGTTGCCGTTTACCACCGGGAGAGCAGGATAAGGAACCAACAGCTTGTTGAGCAGCTCTTTGCCCTGCTCCTGGAAAGGCAGACTGAGCCTCGGATACATTATATCCTTCGCGTAGATCGTGCTCTTTACCGATGCCTTCGTTTCCATACCGAACCTCCTTTCGGCTTAGCCGGTCGAACCTTTCACACAGGCAAACCGAATGTTTCGATTTCCTCACCTCCTGTAAATAGGATAGG
Proteins encoded:
- a CDS encoding WD40 repeat domain-containing protein; translation: MEMKILSISIILWFSIMFGSFVHGDTKDGDGINRLESLFVIPQSSLVVGNCATEPAGSIRFWSLEDGKLKHVIKLDVREWAHSLTISHDGNSIVVSLLKSNEIGCYSIKDKKWLWKTKWIEKSVTGNSIQFTADDRRVIVLGFKNSVQFDARTGSILKKREDASRFSGGHSLGSVPLMTLSSSGRYAAVWQGRLEHNEWSPKAVFENKWAVIWDLEESKIIADVGGKVTRYKNCGGTFDPTGKYLLLGSMDGHIRVWAIADQTMVKEWQVYSSERKTPFDSDAAPYAISSMIFSSDGRLLATMGSDKVPSTANIKIWDYSNNKLVHEFDDVTRIMGLCNVYPMAFGPEGKTFAFEKKGQLCVYETGTWKEEWCVDSWPEGKKGIDERE
- a CDS encoding zinc ribbon domain-containing protein, which gives rise to MKKCPYCAEEIQDAAIKCKHCGEFLDESFESDRKEDAVKWYFRKSFIVISLLCVGPLALPLIWWRPNTKRGWKIGLTIVILVLSWILFQVTVESFRKITEYYRLLNAM
- the pruA gene encoding L-glutamate gamma-semialdehyde dehydrogenase; its protein translation is MGDQDLEKRIREIGLQLHSAIDEVPSIFDKRGWIGRLMDWTMKDETFRFNLFRYIDLLPSLKTDDLVVRLLKEYFADGEETPAMIREVLGHLPAKGIFPSIEAKVIRSGIEGLAREFIAEKEPKAALHAVKTLWEGGLACSVDLLGEVVVSDREARGYGERYLEILNVLVPEVGSWKENRLLEEDDKGPIPRLDISFKISSFYSQLDPLDWEGSIEEVEEGLRPVIEKAKQLGASVCFDMEHYYYKDLTLAVFKSVAEEFRDYPFIGIALQAYIKDARKDFSQLLEWAKAMRRRITIRLVKGAYWDYEIVTNRQKGWPVPVFLDKEETDSNFEELTGLLLANSEWIRTAIATHNIRSISNALAVAESLKLPEGSFEFQMLYGMGDPIRKTLGRMRKRVRVYTPVGELIPGMAYLVRRLLENTSNTSFLRNFFSGKMPFEEMMRAPNPGKNAPEEEPIGDRFQNEPPTDFSVAANRIGMKEALKKVRGDFNKKYPIRIGDREVWTEKETLSLNPSRPSEIVGRVSSASRENAEKALRVARKAWDFWKKVRPGTRAAYLFKAASLMREKRFELAALEVYEVGKTWRDADADVVEAIDYLEYYGREMMRLGTPQHLGNYPGEENEYRYEPRGVGVVISPWNFPLAIPTGMASAAIVTGNCVIFKPSGLSAVTGSKLAEIFMLTGLPPGVLQFLPGSGEEVGDFLVKHPEIDFVAFTGSRDVGLGILRHAAETHQLQKNIKRVIAEMGGKNAIIVDETADLDEAVKGVVESSLGYQGQKCSACSRVIVAEPVYEEFCGRLKDAIESIRIGPSELPGTFAGPVIDDKALKKIEEYIEAGKREGQAVLFDKPDGAGYFIGPALLLHVAPDSAVAQEEIFGPVLVVMKSKDIDDAIIIANNTRYALTGGLFSRSPTHIGKVKDEFRVGNLYLNRRITGALVGRQPFGGFGMSGVGSKAGGPDYLLQFTNSRSISENTLRRGFAPLDRG
- a CDS encoding CBS domain-containing protein; amino-acid sequence: METKASVKSTIYAKDIMYPRLSLPFQEQGKELLNKLLVPYPALPVVNGNLEVIGIISEYDILDALNEGRMIEDFTAESIMKCGHLGHTDVCETPLTVTTTASLEEVMDILYRERFSILPVVENRKLVGLITRKTIINVLAEGRYRPEHESGAYAKAA